One Salvia splendens isolate huo1 chromosome 12, SspV2, whole genome shotgun sequence genomic window carries:
- the LOC121758627 gene encoding cullin-associated NEDD8-dissociated protein 1-like isoform X3 yields the protein MTNKLCDKLLNGKEQNRDIASIAVKTIVAEVPNATVAQSVLVSISPKLIRGIVTQAMGTEIKCECLDILCDVLHKYGNLMASDHEVLLRALLPQLNTNQASVRKKAVSCIASLASSLSDDLLAKATVEIIQLLKKQTTKSEITRTNIQMIGALSRAVGYRFGPHLGDAVPILINYCNNASENDEELREYSLQALESFLLRCPRDISSYCDQILHLTLEFLSHDPNFTDNMEEDTDDESYVEEEDDDSANEYTDDEDVSWKVRRAAAKCLAALIVSRPEMLSRLYEEACPKLIDRFKEREENVKMDIFNTFIELLRQTGNVTKGQTDFDESSPRYLLKQEVAKIVRSVNKQLREKSIKTKVGAFSVLKELVIVLPDCLAEHIGSLTPGIEKALCDKSSTSNLKIEALVFTRLVLASHAPPVFHPYIKAISAPIISSVGERYYKVTAEALRVCGELVRVVRPDIEVYDFDFKPYVHPIYAAIMSRLTNQDQDQEVKECAISCMGLVVSTFGDHLGAELPSCLPVLVDRMGNEITRLTAVKAFAVIAASPLHIDLSCVLEHVISELTAFLRKANRALRQATLGTLNTLIVGYGDKIGSAAYEVIVVELSTLISDSDLHMAALALELCCTLMADKRSGPNVGLTVRNKVLPQALTLIRSSLLQGQALLALRNFFTALVYSANTSFGVLLDSLLSAAKPSAQTGAVAKQALFSIAQCVAVLCLSAGDKKCSSTVNMLTDILKADSSTNSAKQHLSLLCLGEIGRRKDLSSHDHIENIVIESFQSPFEEIKSAASYALGNIAVGNLPKYLPFILDKIDNQQKKQYLLLHSLKEVIVRQSVDKAEFDDSSVDKITKLLFNHCESDEEGVRNVVAECLGKIALIEPGKLVPALKERTSSPAAFTRATVVIAVKYSIVERQEKIDEILYPEISTFLMLIKDQDRHVRRAAVLALSTAAHNKPNLIKSLLPELLPLLYDQTVIKKELIRTVDLGPFKHTVDDGLELRKAAFECVDTLLDSCLDQVNPSSFLVPYLLSGLDDHYDVKMPCHLILSKLADKCPSAVLAVLDSLVDPLHKTINFRPKQDAVKQEVDRNEDMIRSALRAIASLNQISGGDCSHKFKNLMNEIGKSKTLSEKYSSIRNE from the exons ATGACTAATAAGCTTTGTGATAAATTGCTCAATGGGAAAGAGCAAAATCGTGACATTGCCAGCATTGCTGTTAAGACAATTGTTGCTGAAGTTCCTAATGCAACTGTTGCACAATCTGTTCTTGTATCCATTTCTCCCAAGTTGATACGAGGAATAGTCACACAG GCGATGGGCACAGAAATCAAATGTGAATGCCTTGATATTTTGTGTGATGTTTTACACAAATATGGCAATCTAATGGCATCCGATCATGAGGTGCTGCTGAGGGCACTTTTGCCCCAGTTGAACACCAATCAGGCCAGTGTGAGAAAGAAGGCTGTTTCATGCATTG CATCTTTGGCTTCAAGCTTGTCAGATGATTTGCTGGCAAAGGCTACAGTTGAAATCATCCAGCTTTTGAAAAAACAGACAACAAAATCAGAAATTACTCGTACAAATATTCAAATGATTGGGGCGTTGAG CCGTGCTGTTGGCTATCGTTTTGGTCCACACCTCGGAGACGCTGTTCCTATTCTAATTAACTACTGTAATAATGCATCAGAGAATGACGAAGAGCTTCGTGAGTATAGCTTGCAG GCATTAGAGAGTTTTCTACTTAGGTGTCCCAGGGATATCTCTTCCTACTGTGACCAAATCTTACATCTTACTTTGGAATTTCTGAGTCATGATCCAAATTTTACCGATAACATGGAAGAAGACACAGATGATGAGAGTTATGTGGAGGAGGAAGatga TGATAGCGCTAATGAGTacactgatgatgaagatgtaAGCTGGAAAGTGCGGAGAGCTGCTGCCAAATGTTTAGCTGCTTTAATTGTTTCTCGGCCTGAGATGCTTTCAAGACTATATGAAGAG GCTTGTCCAAAGTTGATTGATAGGTTTAAAGAAAGGGAAGAGAATGTCAAG ATGGATATCTTCAATACGTTCATTGAATTACTAAGACAAACAGGAAATGTTACAAAAGGCCAGACAGATTTTGATGAATCAAG TCCTAGATATCTATTGAAGCAAGAGGTGGCAAAGATTGTTCGATCTGTAAATAAACAGTTACGCGAGAAATCTATCAAGACAAAG GTTGGAGCTTTCTCTGTTTTGAAAGAACTGGTAATAGTTTTGCCTGATTGCCTTGCAGAGCATATTGGATCTCTGACGCCTGGAATTGAGAAAGCACTTTGT GACAAATCTTCTACCTCAAATTTAAAGATTGAAGCTCTTGTTTTTACTAGATTAGTGTTGGCGTCACATGCTCCTCCTGTTTTTCATCCGTACATCAAG GCAATATCTGCTCCAATCATATCTTCTGTTGGTGAACGGTATTATAAAGTTACAGCAGAGGCATTAAGAGTATGTGGAGAACTTGTTCGTGTCGTGCGACCAGATATTGAG gtttatgattttgattttaaacccTATGTCCATCCTATATATGCTGCTATCATGTCACGTTTGACTAATCAAGATCAGGATCAG GAAGTGAAAGAATGTGCAATTTCTTGCATGGGACTTGTGGTTTCTACATTTGGTGATCATCTTGGGGCAGAGCTACCTTCATGCCTCCCTGTGCTTGTTGATCGAATGGGAAATGAGATTACTCGTCTTACAGCTGTCAAG GCATTTGCTGTCATTGCTGCTTCTCCTCTGCACATTGACTTATCCTGTGTTTTAGAGCATGTAATTTCTGAGTTGACTGCATTTCTAAGAAAG GCCAATCGAGCGCTAAGACAAGCTACACTTGGGACTCTGAACACACTTATTGTAGGATATGGTGACAAAATTGGTTCAGCTGCTTATGAAGTCATTGTTGTTGAGCTTTCAACTCTGATCAG TGACTCAGACTTGCATATGGCTGCTCTTGCATTGGAATTGTGTTGCACATTAATGGCTGACAAAAGATCTGGTCCGAATGTCGGTCTGACTGTCCGAAATAAAGTTCTGCCACAAGCTCTGACTTTAATTAGAAGCTCTCTGCTCCAGGGCCAGGCCCTTCTG GCACTACGAAATTTCTTCACTGCTCTGGTTTACTCGGCCAACACAAGCTTTGGTGTACTGCTTGATTCTCTTCTTTCTGCTGCCAAACCATCTGCCCAGACTGGTGCTGTTGCGAAACAGGCTTTATTCTCAATTGCTCAATGTGTGGCTGTTCTCTGTCTATCTGCTGGCGACAAAAAGTGTTCCTCTACAGTTAACATGCTTACAGACATCTTAAAAGCTGATAGCAGTACCAACTCG GCCAAGCAACATCTCTCCTTGCTGTGCTTGGGAGAAATTGGCAGGAGAAAAGATTTAAGTTCTCATGACCACATAGAGAACATTGTTATTGAGTCTTTCCAGTCGCCAtttgaagaaataaaatccgCTGCATCTTATGCCCTGGGAAACATTGCAGTCGGGAATCTGCCTAAATATTTGCCTTTCATCTTGGACAAAATTGATAATCAGCAAAAGAAGCAGTATCTGTTGCTCCATTCTCTGAAGGAG GTCATCGTGAGACAATCTGTAGATAAAGCAGAATTTGATGATTCCAGTGTTGACAAGATCACTAAATTGCTATTTAACCACTGTGAAAGTGACGAAGAGGGTGTTCGCAATGTGGTGGCTGAGTGCCTGGGGAAAATTGCTCTTATTGAGCCTGGGAAACTTGTTCCTGCTCTTAAG GAGAGGACATCCAGTCCTGCTGCATTCACCCGGGCAACTGTTGTTATAGCAGTGAAATATTCTATAGTTGAGCGGCAGGAGAAAATTGACGAGATTCTGTACCCAGAGATTTCTACTTTCTTGATGCTTATCAAGGATCAAGACCGG CATGTGAGACGTGCTGCTGTTTTGGCCCTGAGTACTGCTGCTCATAATAAACCAAACCTGATAAAGTCCCTGTTACCAGAGCTATTGCCACTCCTCTATGATCAAACAGTAATAAAG AAAGAATTGATCCGGACAGTAGATCTTGGCCCTTTCAAGCACACTGTAGATGATGGGCTTGAATTGAGGAAAGCTGCTTTTGAATGTGTGGACACTTTGTTAGACAGTTGCCTTGATCAAGTCAACCCATCTTCGTTTTTAGTACCATACCTTTTATCTGGTTTAGATG ATCATTATGATGTTAAAATGCCTTGCCATCTTATCCTTTCAAAGTTGGCTGATAAGTGCCCATCTGCTGTTTTGGCAG TATTGGATTCGTTGGTGGATCCTCTCCACAAGACCATCAATTTTAGGCCCAAGCAAGATGCGGTCAAACAAGAAGTAGATCGTAATGAAGACATGATCCGAAGTGCCCTTCGAGCAATCGCATCTTTAAACCAAATAAG TGGAGGAGATTGTAGTCACAAGTTTAAGAATCTTATGAATGAAATTGGCAAGTCCAAGACACTATCTGAGAAATACTCATCCATCCGGAATGAATGA